One genomic window of Magnolia sinica isolate HGM2019 chromosome 3, MsV1, whole genome shotgun sequence includes the following:
- the LOC131238962 gene encoding uncharacterized protein LOC131238962 has protein sequence MVTPTKLLPEDCTGEKRDSGDRERHQSTYGSCAGRFPASFARGTLRFPATGSEAGKERNTSEQSSPWKALEKAMGGFKKELTPQDVLREKRQAQEFDDDDDGGGAGNRPGGGGDGSGDSEDEGLAGILDELLQVVLATLGIVFMYIYIIEGEEMTRLAKDYIKYLFGASKSVRLRRAMYKWGRFKKRVTRKKVVRNDWLERAILTTPTWWYDPRQLGRMQAQVTPSYE, from the exons atgGTAACACCTACTAAGCTGttaccgg AGGACTGTACCGGCGAGAAAAGGGATTCCGGAGACAGAGAGAGACATCAGAGCACGTACGGTAGCTGCGCAGGGAGATTTCCGGCGAGCTTTGCACGGGGAACTTTGAGGTTTCCGGCGACGGGGAGCGAGGCAGGGAAAGAGAGAAACACGTCGGAGCAG TCTTCTCCATGGAAAGCTCTAGAGAAGGCCATGGGAGGTTTTAAAAAGGAGCTCACTCCTCAAGATGTACTGAGGGAGAAGAGGCAAGCACAAGAatttgatgatgatgacgatggcgGAGGTGCTGGAAATCGGCCTGGTGGCGGTGGCGATGGTTCTGGCGATTCAGAGGATGAAGGCCTTGCTGGAATATTGGATGAATTACTGCAAGTGGTTTTGGCAACCCTCGGCATTGTCTTTATG TACATTTACATCATCGAAGGTGAGGAGATGACTCGGCTCGCCAAGGACTATATCAAGTATCTTTTCGGGGCTAGCAAAAGTGTTCGTTTGAGGCGGGCCATGTATAAATGGGGAAGGTTCAAAAAGAGAGTGACAAGGAAGAAGGTTGTAAGGAATGACTGGTTGGAACGTGCAATCCTTACTACACCAACATGGTGGTATGACCCCAGGCAATTGGGGCGTATGCAGGCCCAGGTAACACCGTCGTATGAATAG